The following proteins come from a genomic window of Gallalistipes aquisgranensis:
- a CDS encoding RagB/SusD family nutrient uptake outer membrane protein produces the protein MKKIVLYITLILSVSGLQSCLDDFLTQLPYSTSTPETFYKTETDFEQALTGCYAVINASSIGGASGVTTAQVALGTYNYGLFYMLDGCSDIAIAGVGSGSHYDLVRGSYQTNQAEIRAFWIAFFNGVSRCNYLLASLDGSELTPEQKLRFEGETRFMRAFYYLHLAQMFGGVPFYDTPEADPQAARDNLETVYGHIIADFRFAYDNLTETGTFRSSANKWTAGAYLASVYNYLASCKRYGVGAKLVKLCPLNSFSWVNEEQMSRDARDILFDVIENSSYELVPAEDYRYLFYEMSKDIQYRECLFQSEFANNTSKAASIYYILSPAGIDYGGSYQRIFPTMKLYKSYADKDVRRDRFITGIYNPNGKYNNVSTGVPFETVNGVKYYLPDPSSGAASGMSYTLWATGKFRVSDPKGRTVLGIRQCEMNHPLMRMADVHLQYAEALYFCNDESGAREQLEKVRSRVVASDGTLENLTTTYFREDFIEELLEERARELCFESKRKVDLIRFGKITEYIQDLPAEGTNNLVLGVGTLKDNWREYKIWLPIPQLEIDLNTNLEQNPIYVD, from the coding sequence ATGAAAAAGATCGTTTTATACATCACCCTGATTCTTTCGGTGTCCGGACTCCAATCGTGTCTGGACGACTTCCTGACCCAGCTTCCCTACTCCACCTCCACGCCGGAGACCTTCTATAAAACGGAGACCGACTTCGAACAGGCCCTGACCGGATGCTATGCCGTGATCAACGCCTCCTCGATCGGGGGCGCCAGCGGCGTGACCACGGCGCAGGTGGCGCTGGGAACCTACAATTACGGACTCTTCTACATGCTCGACGGATGCAGCGACATCGCCATCGCCGGCGTCGGATCGGGAAGCCACTACGACCTGGTCCGCGGCTCCTACCAGACCAACCAGGCGGAAATACGGGCCTTCTGGATCGCCTTCTTCAACGGCGTCTCCCGCTGCAACTATCTGCTCGCCTCGCTCGACGGCAGCGAACTGACACCCGAACAGAAACTGCGGTTCGAAGGGGAAACGCGGTTCATGCGCGCATTCTACTATCTGCACCTGGCCCAGATGTTCGGCGGCGTACCTTTTTACGACACGCCGGAAGCCGATCCGCAGGCGGCCCGTGACAATCTCGAAACCGTCTACGGCCACATCATCGCCGACTTCCGGTTCGCCTACGACAACCTGACCGAAACCGGAACGTTCCGCTCGAGCGCCAACAAATGGACGGCCGGAGCCTATCTGGCCAGCGTGTACAACTACCTGGCCAGCTGCAAACGCTACGGGGTAGGCGCCAAACTGGTCAAACTCTGCCCGCTCAACAGCTTCTCGTGGGTGAACGAGGAGCAGATGAGCCGCGACGCACGGGACATCCTCTTCGACGTGATCGAAAACAGCAGCTACGAACTGGTTCCCGCCGAGGACTACCGCTACCTGTTCTACGAAATGTCCAAGGACATCCAGTACCGCGAATGTCTCTTCCAGTCCGAATTCGCCAACAACACCAGCAAAGCCGCCTCGATCTACTACATTCTCTCGCCGGCGGGCATCGACTACGGAGGCAGCTACCAGCGGATTTTCCCGACGATGAAGCTCTACAAGTCCTACGCGGACAAGGACGTGCGGCGCGACCGTTTCATCACCGGCATCTACAACCCCAACGGCAAGTACAACAACGTGTCCACCGGCGTGCCGTTCGAGACGGTCAACGGCGTGAAATACTACCTGCCCGATCCTTCGTCGGGTGCCGCTTCGGGCATGTCCTACACGCTCTGGGCGACAGGCAAGTTCCGGGTTTCCGACCCGAAGGGACGCACGGTGCTGGGAATCCGCCAGTGCGAAATGAACCATCCGCTGATGCGCATGGCCGACGTCCACCTGCAATACGCCGAAGCGCTCTACTTCTGTAACGACGAAAGCGGTGCCCGCGAACAGCTGGAGAAGGTGCGCAGCCGCGTGGTCGCCTCCGACGGAACACTGGAGAATCTGACCACGACCTATTTCCGCGAGGACTTCATCGAAGAGCTGCTCGAGGAACGTGCCCGGGAACTCTGCTTCGAATCCAAACGCAAGGTGGACCTGATCCGTTTCGGGAAGATCACCGAATACATCCAGGACCTGCCCGCCGAAGGGACCAACAACCTGGTGCTGGGCGTGGGAACGCTCAAGGACAACTGGCGGGAGTACAAAATCTGGCTGCCGATTCCGCAGCTGGAAATCGACCTGAACACCAACCTCGAACAGAATCCGATCTATGTGGATTAA
- a CDS encoding patatin-like phospholipase family protein has translation MIRIKIALILLFLSSAAVSEAQRVGLVLSGGGAKGLYHIGVIRALEENGIPIDYVTGTSMGAIIGGLYATGITPQRMADEFMSEQIVYWLTGRIEPAYIYYFKRMRPNAAMITLRFDPRAKKKVSPIPANFVSSSQIDLACVDFFSSATAGCDGDFDRLFVPFRCVATDAANHREVIHRSGDLGKAIRTSMTIPLLYKPIRMDSAVLYDGGLYDNFPWRVMDAEFHPDVLIGSSCAEGHADPEENNLTDQIFALTTMHTDYDLPADRGVMIRRVFDDVTTLDFSKAAYVIQQGYDDAMAVMDRIKAKVSRRVDPDRLARRREEYRSQLPPLIFDRYDIGGLNRAQQGYVRKLLRLDRRNASYDLDRFRSEYFKILSEGEIEGDYPDVTYNDSTGRFDLSMKMHTKPSLKLMFGGNISSTALNQAYIGLEYKRIGRTAQSYNLDGYFSAFYSSVALSGRTDFFIKVPFYLEYGFTGNYYNYFRSNFGFLSKNHDLTYSKYNDNYFTASIGMPVGRHAVVSIRANVGQNDYRYFQQSGFDKDVDTLDKTRFRFVGAKIELERRSLNYRFYPTRGIHQSMSLMFIDGKEYFWPGTTGRLAGQLGDEGHRFWFGAHFRREHFFPVHPVKWFSWGYMVDCVLSSHADFLNQYATNISSPAFTPTPHSKIVYLKEFRSSSFLGAGLVPTFEFGPNFYFKAGAYAFLPDNYQGFEEGIRQRLRYIFDGTLVYQTLIGPISLSVSKYDTNRNNWFITFNFGYAIFNKKGLFY, from the coding sequence ATGATACGCATCAAAATAGCATTAATCCTCCTGTTTTTGTCTTCCGCCGCGGTGTCGGAGGCCCAGCGGGTAGGACTGGTGCTCAGCGGCGGGGGAGCCAAGGGACTCTATCATATCGGCGTGATCCGTGCCCTGGAAGAGAACGGGATTCCGATCGACTATGTGACCGGAACCTCCATGGGAGCCATCATCGGCGGCCTCTATGCCACGGGTATCACGCCGCAGCGCATGGCCGACGAGTTCATGTCCGAGCAGATCGTCTACTGGCTCACGGGCCGGATCGAACCCGCCTATATCTACTATTTCAAGAGGATGAGGCCCAATGCGGCCATGATTACCCTGCGGTTCGATCCCAGGGCCAAAAAGAAAGTTTCGCCCATTCCGGCCAATTTCGTTTCGTCGAGTCAGATCGACCTGGCCTGCGTCGATTTCTTTTCGTCGGCCACGGCGGGCTGCGACGGTGATTTCGACCGCCTGTTCGTGCCGTTCCGCTGCGTGGCGACCGATGCGGCCAACCACCGGGAGGTGATCCACCGCAGCGGCGACCTGGGCAAGGCGATCCGTACTTCGATGACTATTCCGTTGTTGTACAAGCCGATCCGCATGGACTCCGCCGTGCTTTACGACGGCGGACTGTACGACAATTTCCCGTGGCGGGTGATGGACGCAGAGTTCCATCCCGACGTGCTGATCGGCAGCTCCTGTGCCGAGGGGCATGCCGATCCCGAGGAGAACAACCTGACCGACCAGATTTTCGCCCTGACCACCATGCACACCGACTATGACCTGCCGGCCGACCGGGGGGTGATGATCCGCCGGGTTTTCGACGATGTGACCACGCTCGATTTCAGCAAGGCGGCCTATGTGATCCAGCAGGGTTACGACGATGCCATGGCCGTCATGGACCGGATCAAGGCGAAAGTTTCCCGGCGGGTCGATCCCGACCGGCTTGCCCGGCGACGGGAGGAGTACCGCAGCCAGCTGCCTCCGCTGATTTTCGACCGCTACGACATCGGCGGACTTAACCGGGCCCAGCAGGGATACGTGCGGAAACTGCTCCGCCTCGACCGCCGCAATGCCTCCTACGACCTCGACCGGTTCCGTTCCGAGTATTTCAAGATCCTTTCCGAAGGGGAGATCGAGGGCGATTATCCGGACGTGACCTACAACGATTCCACGGGCCGGTTCGACCTCAGCATGAAGATGCACACGAAACCCAGTCTGAAATTGATGTTCGGCGGCAATATCTCCTCCACGGCCCTGAACCAGGCCTATATCGGACTGGAGTACAAACGGATCGGCCGCACGGCCCAGAGCTACAATCTGGACGGCTATTTCAGCGCCTTCTACTCTTCGGTGGCGCTCAGCGGACGCACCGACTTTTTCATCAAGGTTCCCTTTTATCTGGAATACGGCTTTACGGGGAACTACTACAACTATTTCCGCAGCAATTTCGGGTTCCTGTCCAAAAACCACGACCTGACCTATTCGAAATACAACGACAACTATTTCACCGCCTCGATCGGCATGCCCGTGGGGCGTCATGCCGTGGTCAGCATCCGGGCCAACGTGGGGCAGAACGATTACCGCTATTTCCAGCAGTCGGGCTTCGACAAGGATGTGGATACGCTCGACAAGACCCGGTTCCGGTTCGTGGGGGCGAAGATCGAACTCGAACGCCGCAGTCTCAATTACCGGTTCTACCCCACGCGGGGCATCCATCAGTCCATGTCGCTCATGTTCATCGACGGCAAGGAGTATTTCTGGCCGGGCACGACGGGACGCCTGGCCGGCCAGCTCGGCGACGAGGGACACCGTTTCTGGTTCGGGGCCCATTTCCGGCGGGAACATTTCTTCCCCGTTCATCCCGTGAAGTGGTTTTCGTGGGGATATATGGTCGATTGCGTGCTCTCTTCCCATGCCGATTTCCTCAATCAGTACGCCACCAATATCTCTTCGCCGGCCTTTACGCCCACGCCGCACAGCAAGATCGTCTATCTGAAGGAATTCCGCAGCAGTTCGTTCCTCGGGGCGGGTCTCGTGCCCACCTTCGAGTTCGGCCCCAACTTCTATTTCAAGGCCGGAGCCTACGCTTTCCTGCCCGACAACTATCAGGGATTCGAAGAGGGAATCCGCCAACGGCTGCGCTACATTTTCGACGGCACGCTGGTCTACCAGACCCTGATCGGCCCGATCAGCCTCTCCGTTTCCAAGTACGACACTAACCGGAACAACTGGTTCATCACCTTCAATTTCGGGTATGCGATCTTCAACAAAAAGGGGCTCTTCTATTGA
- a CDS encoding glycoside hydrolase family 3 N-terminal domain-containing protein: MKKPTILCLAALLAAGGPCAGQTPEPGQPVRRYDLPKNSIYRKGWIDFNKNGKKDIYEDPAARVEDRIEDLLSQMTDEEKTCQLVTLYGFRRVLRDALPTPEWDTKLWKDGIGAIDEHLNGFLQWGKPVCDDPNVWPASRHAWAINEVQRFFVERTRLGIPADMTNEGIRGVEAYRATNFPCQLGLGHTWNRELIRQVGYITGREARLLGYTNVYAPILDVGRDQRWGRYEEVYGESPYLVAELGVEMARGMQTDCQIAATAKHFVAYSNNKGGREGMSRVDPQIAPREVENIHVYPFAEVIGRAGLLGVMCSYNDYDGIPIEGSRYWLTQRLRKEMGFRGYVVSDSGSVEYLHTKHRTAPDMKEAVRQSFEAGLNVRCTFSAPETYVTPLRELLREGAVSRETLDDRVRDVLRVKFTVGLFDRPYQTDLEAADREVDGPEHRKVALQASRESLVLLKNRDGILPLDASQVKRIAVCGPNADERSYALLHYGPLAVEVTSVLDGLKRNLGGRCEILYEKGCELVDANWPQSEILHEELTDSERAGIERAAEAARRSDVAIVVLGGGTRTCGENRSRSSLELPGRQEELLRAVYATGKPVILVMINGRPNSINWADAHVDAILEAWYPGAQGGQAVYEVLFGEYNPGGKLTVTFPKHVGQIPFNFPSKPAANLDGGVKPGPSGDQSRVNGALYEFGYGLSYTTFEYSNLQIEPAVVTPHEPAEVSFDVTNTGKMAGDEVVQLYTRDVVSSVTTYEKNLRGFDRIHLKPGETRRVTMTLRPKDLSLLDRDMHRVVEPGDFDIMVGASSGDIRLKSTLTVVATKAPAKEQNGPRYPWRFKAAGEYLTLPLGEAARVREIGIGWMNGTRCRFEIQLTSGGGQFLTVHRGEVDADLNFVNYTFPLTNASDIRILITGGSGAVESINLTPVKK; this comes from the coding sequence ATGAAAAAACCGACTATCCTCTGTCTGGCGGCCCTGCTGGCCGCAGGGGGTCCCTGCGCAGGGCAGACGCCCGAACCCGGACAGCCCGTGCGCAGATATGACCTGCCGAAAAACTCCATCTACCGGAAGGGATGGATCGACTTCAACAAGAACGGGAAAAAAGACATTTACGAAGACCCCGCGGCCCGGGTCGAAGACCGGATCGAAGACCTTCTCTCGCAGATGACCGACGAGGAGAAGACCTGCCAGCTGGTCACGCTCTACGGATTCCGAAGGGTCCTGCGCGACGCGCTGCCCACGCCCGAGTGGGACACGAAACTCTGGAAGGACGGGATCGGTGCCATCGACGAGCACCTGAACGGATTCCTGCAATGGGGGAAACCGGTCTGCGACGATCCCAACGTGTGGCCCGCATCGCGCCATGCATGGGCGATCAACGAGGTGCAGCGCTTTTTCGTGGAACGGACCCGGCTGGGCATCCCGGCCGACATGACCAACGAGGGCATCCGCGGAGTGGAAGCCTACCGGGCCACCAACTTCCCCTGCCAGCTCGGACTGGGACACACGTGGAACCGGGAACTGATCCGGCAGGTGGGCTACATCACCGGCCGCGAAGCACGGCTGCTGGGCTACACCAACGTCTACGCCCCGATACTCGACGTGGGGCGCGACCAGCGCTGGGGCCGTTACGAGGAGGTTTACGGCGAGAGTCCCTACCTGGTGGCGGAACTGGGCGTGGAGATGGCCCGCGGCATGCAGACCGACTGTCAGATCGCCGCCACCGCCAAACATTTCGTGGCGTACAGCAACAACAAGGGAGGACGCGAGGGCATGTCGCGCGTGGACCCGCAGATCGCCCCGCGCGAGGTGGAAAACATTCACGTCTATCCTTTCGCCGAAGTGATCGGCCGGGCCGGACTCCTGGGCGTGATGTGCAGTTATAACGACTACGACGGCATCCCGATCGAGGGCAGCCGCTACTGGCTGACCCAGCGTCTGAGAAAGGAGATGGGTTTCCGCGGGTACGTGGTTTCGGACAGCGGTTCGGTGGAGTATCTCCACACCAAGCACCGCACGGCACCGGACATGAAGGAGGCCGTCCGCCAGAGTTTCGAGGCAGGTCTCAACGTACGCTGCACGTTCAGCGCACCGGAGACCTACGTGACACCCCTGCGGGAGCTGCTGCGCGAAGGAGCCGTCAGCCGCGAGACGCTGGACGACCGGGTGCGCGACGTGCTGCGGGTGAAATTCACGGTGGGCCTGTTCGACCGTCCCTACCAGACCGACCTGGAGGCGGCCGACCGCGAAGTGGACGGCCCGGAACACCGGAAAGTGGCGTTGCAGGCCTCCCGCGAGTCGCTGGTACTGCTGAAAAACAGGGACGGAATCCTGCCGCTGGACGCTTCGCAAGTGAAACGGATCGCCGTCTGCGGACCCAATGCCGACGAACGGTCCTACGCCCTGCTCCATTACGGACCGCTGGCCGTGGAGGTCACCTCGGTACTGGACGGGCTGAAAAGGAACCTCGGCGGCCGTTGCGAAATCCTCTATGAAAAGGGCTGCGAACTGGTCGACGCCAACTGGCCCCAGTCCGAAATCCTGCACGAAGAGCTCACGGACAGCGAGCGGGCCGGCATCGAACGGGCAGCGGAAGCCGCCCGCCGGAGCGACGTGGCGATCGTGGTGCTGGGAGGCGGAACGCGCACCTGCGGGGAAAACCGCTCCCGCTCGAGCCTCGAACTGCCGGGACGGCAGGAAGAACTGCTGCGGGCGGTATATGCCACAGGCAAGCCCGTGATCCTCGTGATGATAAACGGCCGCCCCAATTCGATCAACTGGGCCGACGCCCATGTGGACGCCATCCTGGAAGCCTGGTATCCGGGAGCGCAGGGCGGGCAGGCCGTCTACGAAGTCCTCTTCGGCGAGTACAACCCGGGAGGTAAACTGACCGTCACCTTCCCCAAACACGTGGGGCAGATTCCCTTCAATTTTCCCAGCAAACCGGCCGCCAACCTCGACGGAGGGGTGAAGCCGGGACCGTCGGGCGACCAGAGCCGCGTGAACGGGGCCCTGTACGAATTCGGTTACGGACTGAGTTACACCACGTTCGAATATTCGAACCTGCAGATCGAACCGGCCGTCGTCACGCCCCACGAGCCGGCTGAGGTATCGTTCGATGTGACCAACACCGGAAAGATGGCCGGGGACGAAGTGGTGCAGCTCTACACGCGCGACGTGGTCTCCTCGGTGACCACCTACGAAAAGAACCTGCGCGGCTTCGACCGCATCCATCTGAAACCGGGCGAGACCCGCCGCGTGACAATGACCCTCCGGCCCAAAGACCTTTCGCTGCTCGACCGGGACATGCACCGGGTGGTGGAACCGGGCGACTTCGACATCATGGTCGGAGCCTCGTCGGGCGACATCCGGCTGAAATCGACCCTCACGGTGGTCGCAACGAAGGCCCCGGCCAAGGAGCAGAACGGCCCGCGCTATCCGTGGCGTTTCAAAGCCGCCGGGGAATACCTCACCCTGCCGCTGGGCGAGGCGGCCCGGGTCCGGGAGATCGGGATCGGCTGGATGAACGGCACGCGGTGCCGCTTCGAAATCCAGCTCACCTCGGGCGGCGGACAGTTTCTCACCGTACACCGGGGCGAAGTGGACGCCGACCTGAATTTCGTGAACTACACCTTCCCGCTGACCAATGCCAGCGACATCCGCATCCTGATCACCGGAGGAAGCGGTGCCGTGGAGAGTATCAACCTTACACCCGTAAAGAAATGA
- a CDS encoding alpha-N-acetylglucosaminidase, which yields MMKTAAAVLLSLILFPACREAADPDITAAEALTRRILPRNHGAVGFEKLPGQENGDRFTLRSEGDRIVIGGNSAGSMAFGLNYYLKNYCDLTVTWYRRDTLREPDRLPQVTGTVEASAKVPHRFFLNYCTSGYSLNWWQWEDWERLIDWMALNGVNMALATTAQESVWYKVWSDMGLSRGEILSYFTGPSYLGWHRMANVDAWHGPLPESWLEGQLRLQQRIVARERELGIRPIFTSFTGHVPGVLKEHYPGADISRLNPWGGFGEAYNTYYLNPEDPLFGRIQEAFMQEQERLFGRSHIYGADPFNELDPPDWEPDYLARAARLTYESMARFDPEAVWLQMAWVFYHKRKHWTPERLRAYLTAVPEERLLMLDYYCDRTEIWRRTESFYGRPFIWCYLGNFGGNTMLAGDLHDAGSKLDSAYRSAGPGFSGVGCTLEGLDVNPFMYEYVLDRAWDLPLSDREWIERLADRRLGHGDEHMRKAWRLLCDSIYREASTNRGSMVCARPDLKGYGKWNSSKICYDNRTLLQAWGELLAARGSDSPSYRFDCVNIGRQCLENHFGKLAARNLEAYRRGDRTGVETASAEMLDLLDDLEALLGSDAYFLLGKWIADARRWGETAPEKAYFERDARNILTTWGGRKQSLNDYANRCWAGLVGSYYKPRWEMFREALIRSLDEGKPLDEEALQERMYDFEWEWVGRTDPFPAEPQGDPVALSRRMYGKYREKIAGN from the coding sequence ATGATGAAAACGGCCGCCGCAGTTCTGTTGTCGCTGATCCTGTTTCCCGCCTGCCGGGAAGCTGCCGACCCGGACATAACGGCCGCTGAAGCCCTGACCCGCCGGATACTGCCCCGCAACCACGGAGCGGTCGGGTTCGAAAAACTTCCCGGACAAGAGAACGGAGACCGCTTCACCCTGCGCAGCGAAGGCGACAGGATCGTGATCGGGGGAAATTCGGCCGGGTCGATGGCCTTCGGCCTGAACTACTATCTGAAAAACTACTGCGACCTGACCGTCACATGGTACCGGCGCGACACGCTCCGGGAACCCGACCGTCTGCCGCAGGTGACGGGCACGGTGGAGGCGTCCGCGAAAGTCCCTCACCGCTTCTTCCTGAACTACTGTACGTCGGGATATTCGCTCAACTGGTGGCAATGGGAGGACTGGGAACGGCTGATCGACTGGATGGCCCTCAACGGCGTCAACATGGCGCTGGCCACTACGGCCCAGGAATCGGTATGGTACAAGGTGTGGAGCGATATGGGGCTGAGCCGCGGGGAGATACTCTCCTACTTCACGGGGCCCTCCTACCTGGGCTGGCACCGCATGGCCAACGTCGACGCATGGCACGGCCCCCTGCCCGAAAGCTGGCTCGAAGGTCAGCTCCGGCTCCAGCAGCGGATCGTGGCCCGGGAACGGGAGCTGGGGATCCGGCCGATCTTCACCTCGTTCACGGGACACGTCCCCGGCGTGCTGAAAGAGCATTATCCCGGGGCCGACATCAGCCGGCTGAATCCGTGGGGAGGATTCGGCGAGGCATACAACACCTACTACCTGAATCCGGAAGACCCCCTTTTCGGACGGATCCAGGAAGCCTTCATGCAGGAACAGGAGAGGCTTTTCGGCCGCAGCCACATCTACGGAGCCGACCCCTTCAACGAACTGGACCCGCCCGACTGGGAACCGGACTATCTGGCCCGGGCCGCCCGGCTCACCTACGAGTCGATGGCCCGTTTCGATCCGGAGGCCGTGTGGCTGCAAATGGCGTGGGTCTTCTACCACAAACGGAAACACTGGACGCCCGAACGGTTGCGGGCCTACCTGACCGCCGTACCGGAAGAGCGGCTGCTGATGCTCGACTACTACTGCGACCGCACGGAAATCTGGCGCCGTACCGAATCGTTCTACGGCCGGCCCTTCATCTGGTGCTACCTGGGAAACTTCGGCGGCAACACCATGCTCGCCGGCGACCTGCACGACGCAGGCTCGAAACTGGACAGCGCTTACAGGAGTGCAGGCCCCGGCTTTTCCGGTGTGGGCTGCACACTGGAAGGACTGGACGTCAACCCGTTCATGTACGAATACGTGCTCGACCGCGCGTGGGACCTGCCTCTTTCCGACCGGGAGTGGATCGAACGGCTGGCCGACCGCCGTCTGGGCCACGGGGACGAACACATGCGGAAGGCATGGCGCCTGCTCTGCGACAGCATCTACCGGGAAGCTTCGACCAACCGGGGTTCGATGGTCTGCGCGAGACCCGACCTCAAAGGATACGGTAAATGGAACAGTTCCAAAATCTGCTACGACAACCGCACGCTGCTCCAGGCATGGGGCGAACTGCTCGCGGCCCGCGGAAGCGATTCGCCCTCCTACCGGTTCGACTGCGTGAACATCGGGCGGCAATGTCTGGAAAACCATTTCGGGAAACTGGCCGCACGAAACCTCGAAGCCTACCGCAGGGGTGACCGGACCGGTGTGGAAACGGCATCCGCAGAGATGCTCGACCTGCTCGACGACCTGGAGGCGCTGCTGGGCAGCGACGCCTATTTCCTGCTGGGGAAATGGATCGCGGACGCCCGCCGATGGGGGGAAACCGCTCCGGAAAAGGCCTATTTCGAACGCGACGCACGCAATATCCTCACCACCTGGGGCGGCCGGAAACAGTCGCTCAACGACTATGCGAACCGCTGTTGGGCCGGACTGGTAGGGAGCTACTACAAACCCCGCTGGGAGATGTTCCGGGAGGCGCTGATCCGGTCGCTGGACGAAGGAAAACCGCTCGACGAAGAGGCCCTGCAGGAACGGATGTACGATTTCGAATGGGAATGGGTGGGCCGCACCGATCCCTTCCCTGCCGAACCCCAGGGAGATCCTGTCGCACTGTCGCGCCGGATGTACGGGAAATACAGGGAAAAAATAGCCGGGAACTAA
- a CDS encoding right-handed parallel beta-helix repeat-containing protein, with translation MKNRIRWWILPLAVSLCQTGPAAQPQRVTGSAPFEVELPRQNGRKVSVAEFGASPDASPRQNAEAFDRALEKVRRTKASVLEIPRGVYRIGAERPSDLLFTDLEDLSVEGDGAELVFGRHAAGKHENYIFFQRCRRVRLSGVTLDWDWADFPLFAIARVAEVNREKAEVILERVHGAIPDAEPLLFGVNREWNPAIGNRSRNEGYTFPAPDRILSRTKTAPDRISVRYKESHDMERVKVGQQIQLSFKPEHGWPSAIGVHDCRHLTFDGITIYSAPYIAVNSLATDYFQIVGSRIEPRPGADRVLSTYGGMEIHQVRGHFRLENCHVEGIGDDNLHLSNHYLGGGLTRIDDRTVYANYLQQWSSKDLLYRGARMQLRDAQFRPRGWSSEIAEYAYEFNVHKSANAHRVKIRFRDPLPADLREDDKLWNEDMFTGNYVIRGNVFRGGLCHALYLGLSNGLVENNRFTNFAYPPLVVNTVLRWDRWFIGNPVSNVIIRGNILTDNNTAQRDPASLFVGAGYDRAPSNYLPVEEPVVRDILIEENRVENSACAAFALFSAENVTVRNNLFLDSNTRPTVQKNYRGMGNVFILRSKEVELTGNRLENRKPCHERGIYTDPFSREGVRMENNRGFDPAEKRD, from the coding sequence ATGAAAAACCGCATCAGATGGTGGATTCTGCCGCTGGCCGTCTCGCTCTGCCAGACAGGCCCGGCCGCACAACCGCAGCGGGTCACGGGGTCAGCCCCTTTCGAAGTGGAGCTGCCCCGGCAGAACGGTCGGAAAGTGTCGGTCGCCGAATTCGGAGCCTCGCCCGACGCCTCGCCCCGGCAGAACGCCGAAGCGTTCGACCGGGCCCTGGAGAAAGTGCGGCGGACGAAAGCCTCCGTACTGGAGATTCCCCGGGGCGTTTACCGCATCGGAGCGGAACGTCCCTCCGACCTGCTCTTCACCGACCTGGAAGACCTCTCGGTCGAAGGCGACGGGGCGGAACTGGTCTTCGGCCGGCACGCCGCAGGCAAACACGAAAACTACATCTTTTTCCAGCGGTGCCGCCGCGTGAGGCTCTCGGGCGTGACGCTCGACTGGGACTGGGCCGATTTCCCGCTGTTCGCCATCGCCCGCGTGGCGGAAGTGAACCGGGAAAAGGCCGAAGTGATCCTGGAAAGGGTCCACGGTGCGATTCCCGACGCCGAACCGCTCCTGTTCGGCGTGAACCGCGAATGGAATCCCGCCATCGGCAACCGCAGCCGGAACGAGGGATATACGTTCCCCGCACCCGACCGGATTCTCTCCCGCACGAAGACCGCACCCGACCGGATTTCGGTGCGGTACAAGGAGTCTCACGACATGGAGCGCGTGAAGGTCGGGCAGCAGATACAGCTCTCGTTCAAACCGGAACACGGCTGGCCGTCGGCCATCGGCGTGCACGACTGCCGGCATCTGACCTTCGACGGCATCACCATTTACAGCGCACCCTACATCGCGGTCAATTCGCTGGCCACGGACTATTTCCAGATCGTCGGCTCGCGGATCGAACCCCGACCGGGCGCCGACCGGGTGCTCTCCACCTACGGAGGCATGGAGATCCACCAGGTCAGGGGACATTTCCGGCTCGAAAACTGCCATGTGGAAGGGATCGGGGACGACAACCTCCATCTGTCGAACCACTATCTGGGCGGCGGGCTCACCCGCATAGACGACCGCACGGTGTACGCCAACTACCTGCAACAGTGGTCGAGCAAGGACCTGCTCTACCGGGGAGCCCGGATGCAGCTGCGCGACGCCCAGTTCCGGCCCCGGGGCTGGAGCTCCGAAATCGCCGAATACGCATACGAGTTCAACGTGCACAAGAGCGCCAACGCCCACCGGGTGAAGATCCGTTTCCGCGACCCGCTGCCTGCCGACCTGAGGGAGGACGACAAGCTCTGGAACGAGGATATGTTCACGGGCAACTACGTGATCCGCGGCAACGTTTTCCGGGGCGGGCTCTGCCATGCGCTCTACCTGGGACTCTCGAACGGCCTGGTGGAGAACAACCGTTTCACCAACTTCGCCTATCCTCCGCTGGTGGTCAACACGGTGCTGCGGTGGGACCGCTGGTTCATCGGGAACCCCGTTTCGAACGTCATCATCCGGGGCAACATCCTGACGGACAACAACACCGCCCAGCGCGACCCGGCTTCGCTCTTCGTAGGGGCGGGCTACGACCGGGCACCCTCCAACTACCTGCCGGTGGAGGAACCCGTGGTGCGGGACATCCTGATCGAGGAGAACCGGGTGGAAAACTCCGCCTGCGCGGCCTTCGCCCTCTTCTCGGCGGAGAACGTGACCGTGCGGAACAATCTCTTCCTGGACTCCAACACCCGGCCGACCGTCCAGAAAAACTACCGGGGAATGGGCAACGTGTTCATTCTCCGCTCGAAAGAGGTGGAACTGACCGGAAACCGGCTGGAAAACCGGAAACCGTGCCACGAACGGGGCATATATACGGACCCTTTCAGCCGGGAGGGAGTCCGCATGGAGAATAACAGGGGATTCGATCCCGCAGAAAAAAGAGACTGA